Proteins encoded within one genomic window of Jiangella mangrovi:
- a CDS encoding response regulator transcription factor, translating to MTRILVIDDEPDLVRFVRRALEADGYQVLTATEGAEGLRLALTQVPDLIVLDLLMPGVDGHTVLTGVLSRHPHMRVLVLSAAADVEARVSCLERGAVDFLAKPFSIRELLVRVRSRLRGAGEAGGVEPTLRVGSISLDVRARRLTVDGRESTLSQREFLLLMHLMRHADAVCSRAELLSAVWGYDFDVATNVVDVYVGRLRAKLRRDLIQTVRNVGYQLQTA from the coding sequence ATGACACGGATTCTCGTCATCGACGACGAGCCCGATCTGGTGCGTTTCGTCCGCCGTGCTCTGGAGGCGGACGGGTACCAGGTGCTGACGGCGACCGAGGGGGCCGAGGGGCTGCGACTGGCCCTCACCCAGGTCCCCGACCTGATCGTGCTGGACCTGCTCATGCCGGGCGTCGACGGGCACACCGTCCTCACCGGCGTGCTGAGCCGGCACCCGCACATGCGCGTCCTCGTCCTGTCGGCGGCCGCCGACGTCGAGGCCCGCGTGAGCTGTCTGGAACGCGGTGCCGTCGACTTCCTGGCGAAGCCGTTCTCGATCCGCGAGCTGCTGGTCCGGGTGCGCTCCCGGCTGCGCGGCGCGGGCGAGGCCGGCGGCGTCGAGCCGACGCTGCGGGTCGGCTCCATCTCGCTCGACGTGCGGGCCCGCCGGCTCACCGTCGACGGCCGGGAGTCGACGCTGTCGCAGCGGGAGTTCCTGCTGCTGATGCACCTGATGCGGCACGCCGACGCGGTCTGCTCGCGGGCCGAGCTGCTGTCGGCGGTGTGGGGCTACGACTTCGACGTGGCGACCAACGTCGTCGACGTCTACGTCGGCCGGCTGCGGGCCAAGCTGCGCCGCGACCTCATCCAGACGGTGCGCAATGTCGGCTATCAGCTCCAGACGGCGTGA
- a CDS encoding sensor histidine kinase: MSAISSRRRDRRLTDLLLAVLVVAMLVMMELSKGQEVAPYHVLLLGLMLVYGFRVWPPVPTLLVALAVTLATGAIMLRHHHYGYIHAGELVEVPLNSLLFLVMAWHAHRRVAAQREVERMAEQRRTEFERQREFLRDASHAIRTPVAIARGNLELLGRVVSDPVSREDLEIAQRQLDRMTALSNRLLALAKLDSGHSVRPVTVDLAELVDEVGRNWAAGADREWERACAVTGTIQADPEWLQLALDAIIENAVHFTEPGDRIRLTCHETAYELVVTIADSGPGIADEDLPHVFGRFWHRRPPDGPMGSGLGLAMAQAAVQAHGGRVTAGRSADGGALFELRLPRQPQLTPSAPGAPVGSALA; this comes from the coding sequence ATGTCGGCTATCAGCTCCAGACGGCGTGACCGGCGGCTGACGGACCTCCTGCTCGCCGTCCTCGTCGTCGCCATGCTCGTGATGATGGAGCTGTCGAAGGGGCAGGAGGTCGCGCCGTACCATGTGCTGCTCCTGGGGCTCATGCTCGTCTACGGGTTCCGGGTCTGGCCGCCGGTGCCGACGCTGCTGGTGGCGCTCGCCGTCACGCTGGCCACCGGGGCGATCATGCTCCGGCACCACCACTACGGCTACATCCACGCCGGCGAGCTGGTCGAGGTGCCGCTGAACTCGCTGCTGTTCCTGGTGATGGCCTGGCACGCGCACCGGCGGGTCGCGGCGCAGCGCGAGGTCGAGCGCATGGCCGAGCAGCGGCGGACGGAGTTCGAGCGGCAGCGCGAGTTCCTCCGCGACGCCTCGCACGCCATCCGCACCCCGGTGGCGATCGCCCGCGGCAACCTCGAGCTGCTCGGGCGGGTCGTCAGCGACCCGGTGTCGCGCGAGGACCTCGAGATCGCCCAGCGCCAGCTCGACCGGATGACGGCGCTGTCCAACCGGCTGCTCGCGCTGGCCAAGCTCGACTCCGGGCACTCGGTCCGGCCGGTCACCGTCGACCTCGCGGAGCTGGTCGACGAGGTCGGCCGCAACTGGGCCGCCGGCGCCGACCGCGAGTGGGAGCGTGCCTGCGCCGTGACGGGCACCATCCAGGCCGACCCGGAGTGGCTGCAGCTGGCCCTCGACGCGATCATCGAGAACGCCGTCCACTTCACCGAGCCCGGCGACCGCATCCGGCTCACCTGCCACGAGACGGCGTACGAGCTCGTCGTCACCATCGCCGACTCCGGGCCGGGGATCGCCGACGAGGACCTGCCGCACGTCTTCGGGCGGTTCTGGCACCGCCGCCCGCCGGACGGCCCGATGGGCAGCGGGCTCGGCCTGGCCATGGCGCAGGCGGCGGTGCAGGCGCACGGCGGCCGGGTGACGGCGGGCCGATCGGCCGACGGCGGGGCGCTGTTCGAGCTGCGGCTGCCCCGGCAGCCGCAGCTGACGCCGTCGGCCCCCGGTGCTCCCGTCGGTTCCGCCCTCGCCTAG
- a CDS encoding MFS transporter, with product MTDAVAMVVDDRPAARRTSTPAMTLLALGAAGLVISLQQTLVLPLLPRLQQTFDTSVTAVSWVFTATLLAGAVATPLLSRFGDMYGKKRMITVTMGLLVAGSVVCALSDSLGVLIAGRALQGCATAVIPLAIGIIRDTFPREKVMSAIGIVSATMGVGGSAGMLVTGVVADHTQSHHPVFWISAGMGALALVLVLAFTVEAGERTGGRPDVVGAVLLGGWLVSLLLGISQGNSWGWTSGRVLALFAAAVVLCAVWVAVERRVREPLVHLRLLTGPRSLSANLASVLLGFAMFAAFTLVSNLIQTPEATAGYGLSGSVLDVGLYMLPSTVTMLVFSVLAGKFEARLGAAYTLALGSVFAAASYTWLALNHDTPLDLMIFSGIQGIGFGVAYAALGTLAVEHVPMNQSGIASGINSLVRTAGGSVASAATAAILTGTLIAGTAIPAVDGYVLSFAIAGVAALLTAVIATVHGMRHRRVHLT from the coding sequence ATGACAGACGCTGTGGCCATGGTCGTCGACGATCGCCCCGCGGCCCGACGGACGTCCACTCCGGCGATGACGCTGCTGGCCCTGGGCGCGGCGGGCCTGGTCATCTCGTTGCAGCAGACGCTCGTGCTCCCGCTGCTCCCCCGGCTGCAGCAGACCTTCGACACGTCGGTGACGGCGGTGTCGTGGGTTTTCACGGCGACGCTGCTGGCCGGGGCGGTAGCGACGCCGCTCCTGTCGCGGTTCGGCGACATGTACGGCAAGAAGCGCATGATCACCGTCACCATGGGGCTGCTGGTCGCCGGGTCCGTCGTGTGCGCGCTCTCGGACTCCCTCGGCGTGCTGATCGCCGGCCGGGCGCTGCAGGGCTGCGCCACCGCGGTGATCCCGCTGGCCATCGGCATCATCCGCGACACCTTCCCGCGTGAGAAGGTCATGTCGGCCATCGGCATCGTCAGCGCCACCATGGGCGTCGGCGGCAGCGCCGGCATGCTGGTCACCGGCGTCGTCGCCGACCACACGCAGAGCCACCACCCGGTGTTCTGGATCTCCGCCGGCATGGGTGCGCTGGCCCTCGTGCTGGTGCTCGCGTTCACCGTCGAGGCGGGCGAGCGGACCGGCGGGCGGCCCGACGTCGTCGGCGCGGTCCTGCTGGGCGGCTGGCTGGTCAGCCTGCTGCTGGGCATCAGCCAGGGCAACTCGTGGGGCTGGACCAGCGGCCGCGTGCTCGCGCTGTTCGCCGCCGCCGTCGTGCTGTGCGCCGTGTGGGTCGCCGTCGAGCGGCGGGTGCGCGAGCCGCTGGTGCACCTGCGGCTGCTGACGGGGCCGCGGTCGCTCTCGGCGAACCTGGCGTCGGTGCTGCTGGGCTTCGCGATGTTCGCCGCGTTCACGTTGGTGTCGAACCTCATCCAGACGCCCGAGGCGACGGCCGGCTACGGGCTCAGCGGCTCCGTCCTCGACGTCGGCCTCTACATGCTGCCGAGCACGGTCACCATGCTGGTGTTCTCGGTGCTGGCCGGGAAGTTCGAGGCCCGGCTCGGCGCGGCGTACACGCTGGCCCTCGGGTCGGTGTTCGCGGCCGCGAGCTACACCTGGCTGGCGCTGAACCACGACACCCCGCTCGACCTCATGATCTTCAGCGGCATCCAGGGCATCGGCTTCGGCGTCGCCTACGCGGCGCTGGGCACGCTCGCCGTCGAGCACGTCCCGATGAACCAGAGCGGCATCGCCAGCGGCATCAACTCGCTCGTCCGCACGGCGGGCGGCAGCGTCGCCAGCGCGGCGACGGCGGCCATCCTCACGGGCACGCTCATCGCCGGAACGGCCATCCCGGCCGTCGACGGCTACGTCCTCTCGTTCGCCATCGCGGGCGTCGCCGCGCTGCTGACCGCCGTCATCGCGACGGTGCACGGCATGCGGCACCGCCGCGTCCACCTCACCTAG
- a CDS encoding alpha/beta fold hydrolase: protein MHTTSSPDGTTLAYDRTGAGPVLVVVGGAFGTRDHPSVTGLAEHLSAHATVVAYDRRGRGDSTDTSPYAVEREIEDLAAVIEATGGRAHVYGLSSGAALAARAAAAGLPIDRLVLHEPPYDVDGARPPLAPGFSEQVAALVADGRNGDAVDYFMTQGMGLPAEMVASMRPTPVWAGLEALAPTLVYDNAVMGDNTVPVDALRRIAQPVLVLQGELSPDWFHRAAAATAAACPDAQLHELPGQSHFAPDDAAVAAVVAEFLHP from the coding sequence ATGCACACGACCTCCTCGCCCGACGGCACCACGCTCGCCTACGACCGCACCGGCGCCGGCCCGGTCCTCGTCGTCGTCGGCGGCGCGTTCGGCACCCGCGACCACCCGTCCGTCACCGGCCTGGCCGAGCACCTGTCCGCGCACGCCACCGTCGTCGCCTACGACCGGCGCGGCCGCGGCGACTCCACCGACACGTCCCCGTACGCCGTCGAGCGCGAGATCGAGGACCTCGCGGCCGTCATCGAGGCGACCGGCGGCCGGGCGCACGTCTACGGCCTGTCCTCCGGCGCCGCACTCGCCGCGCGTGCGGCCGCGGCCGGCCTGCCCATCGACCGGCTGGTCCTGCACGAGCCGCCGTACGACGTCGACGGCGCCCGGCCCCCACTGGCGCCCGGCTTCTCCGAGCAGGTGGCGGCGCTGGTCGCCGACGGCCGCAACGGCGACGCCGTCGACTACTTCATGACCCAGGGCATGGGCCTGCCCGCCGAGATGGTCGCATCCATGCGGCCCACCCCCGTGTGGGCCGGGCTCGAGGCTCTGGCGCCCACGCTCGTCTACGACAACGCCGTCATGGGTGACAACACCGTCCCGGTCGACGCGCTGCGGAGGATCGCCCAGCCGGTCCTGGTGCTGCAGGGCGAGCTCAGCCCGGACTGGTTCCACCGGGCCGCGGCCGCCACCGCCGCCGCCTGCCCGGACGCCCAGCTGCACGAGCTGCCCGGCCAGAGCCACTTCGCCCCGGACGACGCCGCCGTGGCCGCGGTGGTGGCGGAGTTCCTCCACCCCTGA
- a CDS encoding NYN domain-containing protein: MDDEDRIALFLDYENLAIGARDSLGGIAFDVRPIADALAERGRVVVRRAYADWSYFDEDRRMLTRSHVELIEMPQRMGASRKNAADIKMAVDAVELAFVRDYVSTFVVCTGDSDFTPLVYKLRELNKSVIGVGIRSSTSALLPPACDEFLYYDDLEGVEPAPARRTRKRAEPIAAAPEPVVAPVPDEALPSRDLDDLAVLVAQTVSGLQRTGGPVTASTLKRTLLRKDPTFNEADHGFRAFGELLRHLGERHVIELSEGSAKGDPEVLLPALEGQEEAFELLRSVVRDLIDKHGRAALSGLKDQLRRVRPGFSEQALGYRSFLQFCRAAATTGAIRLAWDDDAEDYLVTVTDN, encoded by the coding sequence GTGGACGACGAAGATCGCATCGCCCTGTTCCTCGACTACGAGAACCTCGCCATCGGCGCCCGCGACAGCCTGGGCGGCATCGCGTTCGACGTCCGCCCCATCGCCGACGCCCTGGCCGAGCGCGGCCGCGTCGTGGTGCGGCGCGCCTACGCCGACTGGTCCTACTTCGACGAGGACCGCCGCATGCTCACCCGCTCGCACGTCGAGCTGATCGAGATGCCGCAGCGCATGGGCGCCTCGCGCAAGAACGCCGCCGACATCAAGATGGCCGTCGACGCCGTCGAGCTCGCGTTCGTCCGCGACTACGTGTCGACGTTCGTCGTGTGCACCGGCGACAGCGACTTCACTCCCCTGGTCTACAAGCTGCGCGAGCTGAACAAGAGCGTCATCGGCGTCGGCATCCGGTCGTCGACGTCGGCCCTGCTGCCGCCCGCCTGCGACGAGTTCCTCTACTACGACGACCTCGAGGGGGTCGAGCCCGCCCCGGCCCGGCGTACCCGGAAGCGGGCCGAGCCGATCGCGGCCGCGCCCGAACCCGTCGTCGCGCCGGTGCCGGACGAGGCGCTCCCGTCACGCGACCTCGACGACCTCGCCGTCCTGGTCGCCCAGACGGTGTCCGGCCTGCAGCGCACCGGCGGCCCGGTCACCGCGTCGACGCTGAAACGGACGCTGCTGCGCAAGGACCCCACGTTCAACGAGGCCGACCACGGCTTCCGGGCCTTCGGCGAGCTGCTGCGCCACCTCGGCGAGCGCCACGTCATCGAGCTGTCCGAGGGTTCGGCCAAGGGCGATCCCGAGGTGCTGCTGCCCGCGCTGGAGGGCCAGGAGGAGGCGTTCGAGCTGCTCCGTTCGGTGGTCCGCGACCTCATCGACAAGCACGGCCGGGCCGCGCTGTCGGGCCTCAAGGACCAGCTCCGGCGGGTGCGGCCCGGCTTCAGCGAGCAGGCCCTCGGCTACCGCAGCTTCCTGCAGTTCTGCCGGGCCGCCGCGACGACGGGTGCGATCCGGCTCGCCTGGGACGACGACGCCGAGGACTATCTGGTGACGGTCACCGACAACTAG
- a CDS encoding GlxA family transcriptional regulator, producing the protein MIVLGGTFVLDLAVAVQAFGRRPSVFSKLRDEPEAPYEIGVCGFAPTPTSLGFTIADLKPVDWIKGADTVVVPGLEAPWAPQDPAVLDAVARAADDGARLVSLCAGAFVLGQAGVLDGRRVTTHWALADEFRAAFPKADLVEHALYVDDGQILSSGGMLASADLCLYVLGQDHGQSYANDVSRVLVSPPHRTGGQAVYAKPGPRPSGPLSPVLDWLDEHLTEPLSVEMVAAQAHMSQRTLERRFREETGESLAAWIARRRVERARALLEDSHLTVTQVAHAAGFGSTESMRRHFLTHTGTTPRSYRDTFRGTAEARRA; encoded by the coding sequence ATGATCGTTCTCGGCGGGACGTTCGTGCTCGACCTCGCCGTGGCCGTGCAGGCTTTCGGCCGCCGGCCGTCGGTGTTCTCGAAGCTCCGCGACGAGCCCGAGGCGCCGTACGAGATCGGCGTCTGCGGCTTCGCGCCCACCCCGACCTCGCTCGGCTTCACCATCGCGGACCTCAAGCCGGTCGACTGGATCAAGGGCGCCGACACCGTCGTCGTCCCCGGGCTGGAGGCGCCGTGGGCGCCGCAGGATCCGGCGGTCCTCGACGCGGTGGCGAGGGCGGCCGACGACGGCGCGCGCCTGGTCTCGCTGTGCGCGGGCGCGTTCGTGCTGGGCCAGGCCGGGGTGCTCGACGGGCGGCGGGTCACCACGCACTGGGCGCTGGCCGACGAGTTCCGCGCCGCCTTCCCCAAGGCCGACCTCGTCGAGCACGCGCTCTATGTGGACGACGGGCAGATCCTGTCGTCGGGCGGCATGCTCGCGTCGGCCGACCTGTGCCTGTACGTGCTCGGCCAGGACCACGGCCAGTCCTACGCCAACGACGTCTCCCGCGTGCTGGTCAGCCCGCCGCACCGCACCGGTGGCCAGGCCGTGTACGCCAAGCCGGGGCCGCGCCCGTCCGGGCCGCTCTCCCCCGTCCTCGACTGGCTCGACGAGCACCTCACCGAGCCGCTGAGTGTCGAGATGGTCGCGGCGCAGGCGCACATGAGCCAGCGCACCCTCGAGCGGCGGTTCCGCGAGGAGACCGGCGAGAGCCTCGCCGCCTGGATCGCGCGGCGGCGGGTCGAGCGGGCGCGGGCGCTGCTCGAGGACTCGCACCTGACGGTGACGCAGGTCGCCCACGCGGCCGGGTTCGGGTCGACGGAGTCGATGCGCCGGCACTTCCTCACCCACACCGGCACCACGCCACGCTCCTACCGCGACACGTTCCGCGGCACGGCGGAGGCCCGCCGGGCGTAG
- a CDS encoding alpha/beta hydrolase gives MEPDTIVLVHGFWVTPRSWEHWITHYEAKGYKVIAPGYPGFEVEVEALRENPQIIADVTVPALIEKIEAILRELDRPPIIMGHSAGGAFTQILLDHGFGAAGVAMNSAPTEGVKVVPFSQVKSTFPVLRSPANRHKAVGLTAEQWRYAFTNTFTEEESNALYERYHIPANGGILWGSVLANFQPGPQETWVDYKNDDRAPLLFVSGSEDHIMPPAIQQSNLKHYKSNTITEIREYEGYAHLLPAQKGWEQIADDVLAWAVEHAR, from the coding sequence ATGGAACCGGACACCATCGTGCTCGTGCACGGCTTCTGGGTCACGCCCCGGAGCTGGGAACACTGGATCACGCACTACGAGGCCAAGGGATACAAGGTCATCGCGCCCGGCTACCCCGGCTTCGAGGTCGAGGTCGAGGCCCTGCGCGAGAATCCGCAGATCATCGCCGACGTCACCGTTCCCGCCCTCATCGAGAAGATCGAGGCCATCCTCCGCGAGCTGGACCGTCCGCCGATCATCATGGGCCACTCGGCCGGCGGCGCGTTCACCCAGATCCTGCTCGACCACGGGTTCGGCGCCGCCGGCGTCGCCATGAACTCCGCGCCCACCGAGGGCGTCAAGGTCGTGCCGTTCTCGCAGGTCAAGTCGACGTTCCCGGTGCTGAGGAGCCCGGCGAACCGGCACAAGGCCGTGGGGCTGACGGCGGAGCAGTGGCGGTACGCGTTCACGAACACCTTCACCGAGGAGGAGTCGAACGCGCTGTACGAGCGGTACCACATCCCGGCCAACGGCGGCATCCTGTGGGGGAGCGTGCTGGCCAACTTCCAGCCCGGCCCGCAGGAGACCTGGGTCGACTACAAGAACGACGACCGCGCGCCGCTGCTGTTCGTGTCCGGCAGCGAGGACCACATCATGCCGCCGGCGATCCAGCAGTCGAACCTCAAGCACTACAAGTCCAACACGATCACCGAGATCCGCGAGTACGAGGGCTACGCCCACCTGCTGCCCGCCCAGAAGGGCTGGGAGCAGATCGCCGACGACGTCCTCGCCTGGGCCGTGGAGCACGCTCGTTGA
- a CDS encoding MBL fold metallo-hydrolase, giving the protein MILTHIGGPTVLIEVDGWRLLTDPTFDPPGERYSFGWGSSSVKLTGPAVAPEDVGPVDAVLLTHDHHGDNLDVAGRALLPSAGTVVTTVSGSRRLGGAVGLAAGATTVLPGGPGRPSLSVTATPARHGPPLSHPIVGDVVGFAVRLADASAVALWITGDTVLFGPLRQVASSLAVDVALVHVGGVRFGITGPVRYTMTGREAVSLIGTLRPRIAVPVHYEGWSHFADGPAGLDAALAAAPGDVRSRVRRLELGTATSVA; this is encoded by the coding sequence TTGATCCTCACGCACATCGGCGGCCCCACCGTCCTCATCGAGGTGGACGGCTGGCGGCTGCTGACCGACCCGACGTTCGACCCACCCGGGGAGCGCTACTCCTTCGGGTGGGGCTCGTCGTCGGTGAAGCTGACCGGTCCCGCCGTCGCTCCGGAGGACGTGGGGCCGGTCGACGCCGTCCTGCTGACGCACGACCATCACGGCGACAACCTGGACGTTGCGGGGCGTGCGCTGCTGCCGTCGGCGGGGACCGTGGTGACGACGGTGTCCGGCTCGCGCCGGCTGGGCGGCGCGGTGGGACTGGCGGCGGGTGCGACGACGGTGCTGCCCGGCGGTCCGGGACGGCCCTCGCTGTCGGTGACGGCGACGCCTGCCCGCCACGGCCCGCCGCTGTCCCACCCGATCGTCGGCGACGTGGTCGGCTTCGCGGTGCGCCTGGCCGACGCGTCGGCGGTGGCGCTGTGGATCACCGGCGACACCGTCCTCTTCGGCCCGCTGCGGCAGGTGGCGTCGTCGCTGGCGGTCGATGTCGCGCTGGTGCACGTGGGCGGCGTGCGGTTCGGCATCACCGGCCCCGTCCGGTACACGATGACGGGACGCGAGGCGGTCTCGCTGATCGGCACGCTGCGCCCGAGGATCGCCGTCCCCGTCCACTACGAGGGCTGGTCCCACTTCGCCGACGGCCCGGCCGGCCTCGACGCGGCGCTGGCGGCGGCCCCTGGTGATGTGCGGTCGCGGGTCCGCCGCCTCGAGCTCGGGACGGCGACCTCGGTCGCCTGA
- a CDS encoding helix-turn-helix domain-containing protein, with protein sequence MTSRQVVVVAYEGAELVDIASVTTAFDLANRLGAVPPYEVALATLDGGALRCETGLMLHAQTALRLVDRVDTLVVSGGRGHTAAAADAELVRQVRRLAGTARRVASVCTGATVLASAGLLDGLRATTHWWYADELATAYPSVKVDAAPIYVREGNVSTSGGVTASLDLTLAFIEEDHGSELARWVAMGMVTYLQRPGNQAQMSVFTTARRPDHATLRAVMDHVTAHPDDDLTTESLALRAGVSARQLSRLFNDHLGEPPAAVVRRFRLELAARLVASTDLPLSQVAKRCGFSSAEALRQAFAARYGVSPRSFRQTQSRAAAPSG encoded by the coding sequence GTGACGTCGCGGCAGGTGGTGGTCGTCGCGTACGAGGGTGCCGAGCTGGTCGACATCGCGTCCGTGACCACCGCGTTCGATCTGGCCAACCGGCTCGGCGCGGTGCCGCCCTACGAGGTAGCGCTGGCGACCCTCGACGGCGGTGCGCTGCGGTGCGAGACCGGGCTCATGCTGCACGCGCAGACGGCCCTGCGACTGGTCGATCGGGTCGATACGCTCGTGGTGTCGGGCGGGCGCGGCCACACCGCGGCGGCGGCCGACGCGGAGCTGGTGCGGCAGGTCCGGCGGCTGGCCGGCACGGCCCGGCGGGTGGCGTCGGTCTGCACGGGAGCGACGGTGCTCGCCTCGGCCGGCCTGCTCGACGGCCTCCGCGCGACGACGCACTGGTGGTACGCCGACGAGCTGGCGACGGCGTACCCGTCGGTGAAGGTCGACGCCGCGCCGATCTACGTCCGCGAGGGCAACGTGTCGACGTCCGGCGGTGTGACGGCGTCGCTGGACCTCACGCTGGCCTTCATCGAGGAGGACCACGGCTCGGAGCTCGCCCGCTGGGTGGCGATGGGCATGGTGACCTACCTGCAGCGGCCCGGCAACCAGGCGCAGATGAGCGTCTTCACCACGGCCCGCCGCCCCGACCACGCCACCCTGCGCGCCGTCATGGACCACGTCACCGCGCATCCCGACGACGACCTCACGACGGAGTCGCTGGCCCTGCGCGCCGGGGTCAGCGCCCGGCAGCTCAGCCGGCTCTTCAACGACCACCTCGGCGAGCCGCCGGCAGCCGTCGTCCGCCGCTTCCGGCTCGAGCTGGCGGCCCGGCTGGTCGCCTCGACGGACCTGCCGCTGTCGCAGGTGGCGAAGCGGTGCGGCTTCAGCTCCGCCGAGGCGCTGCGGCAGGCCTTCGCCGCCCGCTACGGCGTCAGCCCGCGGTCCTTCCGCCAGACCCAGTCCCGCGCCGCCGCCCCGAGCGGCTGA
- a CDS encoding aldo/keto reductase, with the protein MEYTRLGDSGLKVSRIALGCMSFGDPSRDDNQWALGDDAAEPVFRQALDLGITFWDTANVYSGGSSEEIVGRAIRRYTRREDIVLASKVFFRMHDGPGGSGLSRKAIMEQIDASLTRLGTDYVDLYQIHRFDPETPVEETMEALHDVVKAGKARYLGASSMWAWQFAKLQYTADLGGWTRFVSMQNQYSLMQREDERELYGLLADQGVGSIPWSPLGKGRLTRPWGVATTRSENDALGRSRYTEEADKPIADAVERVAETRGVPMAQVALAWVLRNPVVTAPIVGPTKPHHLADAVAALDLELTDDEAALLEKPYTLRRPTGFS; encoded by the coding sequence ATGGAGTACACCCGGCTGGGCGACTCGGGACTCAAGGTCAGCCGCATCGCGCTGGGGTGCATGAGCTTCGGCGACCCTTCTCGCGACGACAACCAGTGGGCGCTCGGCGACGACGCCGCGGAGCCGGTGTTCCGTCAGGCGCTCGACCTCGGCATCACGTTCTGGGACACCGCCAACGTGTACAGCGGCGGGTCGTCCGAGGAGATCGTCGGCCGGGCGATCCGGCGCTATACGCGACGCGAGGACATCGTGCTGGCGAGCAAGGTGTTCTTCCGCATGCACGACGGTCCCGGCGGTTCCGGGCTGTCGCGCAAGGCGATCATGGAGCAGATCGACGCGTCGCTGACGCGGCTGGGCACCGACTACGTCGACCTCTACCAGATCCACCGCTTCGACCCCGAGACGCCGGTCGAGGAGACCATGGAGGCCCTGCACGACGTCGTCAAGGCCGGCAAGGCGCGCTACCTGGGCGCGTCGTCCATGTGGGCCTGGCAGTTCGCGAAGCTGCAGTACACCGCCGACCTCGGCGGCTGGACCCGGTTCGTGTCCATGCAGAACCAGTACAGCCTCATGCAGCGCGAGGACGAGCGCGAGCTGTACGGCCTGCTCGCCGACCAGGGCGTGGGCAGCATCCCGTGGAGCCCGCTCGGCAAGGGCCGGCTGACCCGTCCGTGGGGCGTGGCGACCACCCGCAGCGAGAACGACGCTCTCGGGCGCTCGCGCTACACCGAGGAGGCGGACAAGCCGATCGCCGACGCCGTCGAGCGGGTCGCCGAGACGCGCGGGGTGCCGATGGCGCAGGTCGCGCTCGCCTGGGTGCTGCGCAACCCGGTGGTCACCGCGCCGATCGTGGGGCCGACGAAGCCGCACCACCTGGCCGACGCGGTGGCGGCGCTCGACCTCGAGCTCACCGACGACGAGGCCGCCCTGCTGGAGAAGCCGTACACGCTGCGCCGGCCGACCGGGTTCAGCTGA
- a CDS encoding PaaI family thioesterase: MTALSPAGGDAILAENFAPWVQDLGLTVVDTGDTHATLRLPWSDRLAREGGALSGQALMAAADTATVIALSAARGGYGPMTTVQQSTTFQRPVIGADVLVTARVSKAGRTLAFVDVTMTADGDDRPVAQASTVYAMLS, encoded by the coding sequence ATGACGGCTCTCAGCCCCGCCGGCGGCGACGCGATCCTCGCCGAGAACTTCGCCCCCTGGGTCCAGGACCTCGGCCTCACCGTCGTCGACACCGGCGACACCCACGCGACGCTGCGGCTGCCGTGGAGCGACCGGCTGGCCCGCGAGGGCGGCGCGCTGTCGGGGCAGGCGCTCATGGCCGCCGCCGACACCGCGACGGTCATCGCGCTCAGCGCCGCCCGCGGCGGCTACGGGCCGATGACCACCGTCCAGCAGTCGACGACGTTCCAGCGCCCGGTCATCGGCGCGGACGTCCTGGTGACGGCGCGGGTGAGCAAGGCCGGCCGCACGCTGGCGTTCGTCGACGTCACCATGACCGCCGACGGCGACGACCGCCCCGTCGCCCAGGCGTCGACGGTGTACGCGATGCTCAGCTGA